Proteins from a genomic interval of Clostridium cochlearium:
- a CDS encoding cyclic-di-AMP receptor, with protein sequence MKLIIAVVQDDDASDLVDLLTENDFRVTKLATTGGFLKAGNTTLMIGVEEDRLKSAINFIEEICKIRKQVVTTPSPVAGATGVYVPYPMEVEVGGATIFVVDVDNFIRI encoded by the coding sequence ATGAAACTTATTATTGCGGTAGTACAGGATGATGATGCATCAGATTTAGTGGATTTATTAACAGAAAATGATTTTAGAGTTACTAAACTAGCTACTACAGGGGGATTTTTAAAAGCGGGTAATACCACTTTAATGATTGGTGTTGAAGAAGATAGGCTAAAAAGTGCAATAAATTTTATTGAAGAAATTTGTAAAATTAGAAAGCAAGTAGTTACAACACCATCGCCTGTAGCAGGAGCTACTGGAGTATATGTACCATATCCTATGGAAGTAGAAGTTGGGGGAGCTACAATATTTGTAGTAGATGTTGATAATTTCATAAGAATATAG
- a CDS encoding NlpC/P60 family protein, translated as MNKKVVSALVALGLIVSSNITVFAEPLSGSTANYQQRINESRNSLQDVKSKRQKLETDIEKMDNQIEEIMHKISQTKDKISSTKKEIKKAEKDIAKAEEDIKEEQELFNKRVRAMYMNGVGSYLDVIVESEGLSDLISKVDSIKRIMDMDKKIISDLNNKRQALEDKKQKLDTDNKKLLALQSENESKLSDINKKKREQDTLLAQLKSQERMYASRISENQAQIDAAMRQVNKIRDNVPKYVPSRGASSLSSDTVVAYASNFLGTPYQWGGNGPNTFDCSGFVKYVYGHFGVSLPRVASDQQGAGSPVSRDNLQPGDLVFFGSPAHHVGIYVGNNAYMHAPRTGDVVKISPLTRSDYSGARRVR; from the coding sequence GTGAACAAGAAAGTAGTGTCTGCATTAGTGGCATTAGGATTAATAGTATCTAGCAATATTACAGTATTTGCAGAACCACTATCAGGAAGTACAGCAAATTATCAGCAGAGAATAAATGAGAGCAGAAATTCATTACAAGATGTAAAAAGTAAGAGACAAAAGTTAGAGACAGATATAGAAAAAATGGATAATCAAATTGAAGAAATTATGCATAAAATTTCTCAAACAAAAGACAAAATTTCCAGTACTAAAAAAGAAATAAAAAAAGCAGAAAAAGATATTGCAAAAGCAGAAGAAGACATTAAGGAAGAACAAGAACTTTTTAATAAAAGAGTTAGAGCAATGTATATGAATGGTGTTGGAAGCTATTTAGACGTAATTGTAGAATCAGAAGGACTAAGTGATTTAATTTCAAAAGTAGATTCCATTAAAAGAATAATGGATATGGATAAGAAAATAATTTCAGATTTAAATAATAAAAGACAAGCACTTGAAGATAAAAAACAAAAATTGGATACTGACAATAAAAAATTATTAGCATTACAATCAGAAAATGAAAGCAAATTATCTGATATAAATAAAAAGAAAAGAGAGCAAGATACTCTATTAGCTCAACTTAAAAGCCAAGAAAGAATGTATGCATCAAGAATAAGTGAAAATCAAGCTCAAATCGATGCAGCAATGAGACAAGTTAACAAAATAAGGGATAATGTACCTAAATATGTTCCATCTAGAGGAGCATCATCATTATCATCGGATACAGTTGTTGCCTATGCATCAAATTTTTTAGGAACACCATATCAATGGGGGGGAAATGGGCCAAACACTTTTGATTGTTCAGGTTTTGTAAAATATGTTTATGGTCATTTTGGTGTATCTTTGCCAAGAGTAGCATCAGATCAACAAGGAGCAGGTTCACCAGTATCTAGAGATAATTTACAACCTGGAGATTTAGTATTCTTTGGATCACCTGCACATCATGTTGGTATATATGTAGGAAACAATGCGTATATGCATGCACCTAGAACAGGAGATGTTGTTAAAATATCACCATTAACTAGAAGTGACTATAGTGGAGCTAGAAGAGTACGATAA
- a CDS encoding heavy-metal-associated domain-containing protein — protein sequence MRSVIKVFELKNTSDVAKIKKAISNKTGILAIQINIKKMEVDVVYDDYFLKIEDIINCIEDLGYSIL from the coding sequence ATGAGATCAGTTATAAAAGTTTTTGAATTAAAAAACACATCAGATGTTGCTAAAATTAAAAAAGCCATTTCTAATAAAACTGGTATATTGGCTATTCAAATAAATATAAAAAAAATGGAAGTAGATGTAGTTTATGATGATTATTTTTTAAAAATAGAAGATATAATAAATTGCATTGAAGATTTAGGATATAGTATTTTGTAA
- a CDS encoding tRNA1(Val) (adenine(37)-N6)-methyltransferase, with protein sequence MEKKLLIREDETLDDLQLNNIFVIQKKSGFRFGMDAVLLANFATIKKNDNILDLCSGTGIIPFIIAGKRKFNKIVGIEIQEQMVDMAKRTSIYNKLDEKIKFIVGDLKDIDLLKKLGKFDVITVNPPYKLKNSGIINENSKESIARHEILCDIDDVIKAANILLKDRGRFFMVHRPERIVDILTTMRKYKIEPKLIKLIQPNEEKSPNLLLIEGHKNGGQFLKWEKTLYVYDKLGNYTKELVNIYSENGGE encoded by the coding sequence ATGGAGAAAAAATTATTAATAAGAGAAGATGAAACATTAGATGATCTACAATTAAATAATATATTTGTAATACAAAAAAAATCAGGATTTAGATTTGGAATGGATGCAGTATTATTAGCTAATTTTGCAACTATAAAAAAAAATGATAATATATTAGATTTATGCAGCGGTACTGGTATAATACCATTTATAATAGCAGGAAAAAGAAAATTTAATAAGATTGTAGGAATAGAAATACAAGAACAAATGGTGGATATGGCTAAAAGAACGTCTATATATAATAAATTAGATGAAAAGATTAAATTTATTGTAGGTGATTTAAAAGATATTGATTTACTAAAAAAATTAGGTAAGTTTGATGTAATTACAGTTAATCCACCATATAAATTGAAAAATTCAGGAATTATAAATGAAAATAGTAAAGAATCAATAGCTAGACATGAGATATTATGTGATATAGATGATGTCATAAAAGCAGCTAATATTCTTTTAAAAGATAGAGGAAGATTTTTTATGGTGCATAGACCGGAAAGAATTGTAGACATATTAACTACAATGAGAAAATATAAAATAGAACCTAAACTTATAAAATTGATACAGCCTAATGAAGAAAAATCACCAAATCTTTTGTTAATAGAAGGACATAAAAATGGAGGACAATTTTTAAAGTGGGAAAAAACTCTTTATGTATATGATAAATTAGGGAATTATACAAAAGAATTAGTTAATATTTATAGTGAAAATGGAGGAGAGTAA
- a CDS encoding sigma factor G inhibitor Gin, whose translation MRKISCIMCRKPLNNGIMIKGIKICKNCEEKIIKEDGMTDFYSYYVNCIKKYIIYQMIKGEGTRCQNYHL comes from the coding sequence ATGAGGAAAATATCTTGCATTATGTGTAGAAAGCCTCTAAACAATGGTATAATGATAAAAGGTATAAAAATTTGTAAAAATTGTGAAGAGAAAATTATAAAAGAAGATGGGATGACGGATTTTTATAGCTATTATGTAAACTGCATAAAAAAATATATAATATACCAGATGATAAAAGGAGAGGGTACTAGGTGTCAAAATTACCACTTGTAG
- a CDS encoding DNA polymerase III subunit delta' → MEEYILSFSDIIGHEDVKSHINNSINNGRFAHAYIISGEDGLGKSILVKEIALKLLNKKVNRMYADIIEFKIKKESRSIKVDDIREINKEVNKKPYEEDKKVIIIYNSDLMTKEAQNAFLKTIEEPPENVFILMLCESLDSILETIKSRCQIYKLNHLSQEDMKKYINKKYPNIDAELKETLLKISDGIPGKVEKFVEDENFKDIRDMSINILKKMLLSEKNDIESTLKYVEFFTKHIYLSEEVLTCFLSYIRDILMCKETLNKKLVLNIDKLEDLEIISESLSFKQLYNIINIIEDTKDKLSSNVNTALVFNSMLLKMQEV, encoded by the coding sequence ATGGAGGAATATATATTGAGTTTTTCAGATATTATAGGCCACGAAGATGTAAAAAGTCATATAAATAACTCAATAAATAATGGACGTTTTGCCCATGCTTATATAATTTCTGGTGAAGATGGATTAGGAAAAAGTATATTGGTAAAAGAGATAGCATTAAAATTATTAAATAAAAAAGTTAATAGAATGTATGCAGATATTATAGAGTTTAAGATAAAGAAAGAAAGTCGTTCAATAAAAGTAGATGACATAAGAGAAATAAATAAAGAAGTAAATAAAAAACCTTATGAGGAAGATAAAAAGGTTATTATAATATATAATTCAGATCTTATGACTAAAGAAGCACAAAATGCTTTTTTAAAAACTATTGAAGAACCTCCTGAAAATGTATTTATACTAATGCTTTGCGAAAGCTTGGACAGTATTCTTGAAACAATAAAATCAAGATGTCAAATATATAAATTAAATCACTTAAGTCAAGAAGATATGAAAAAATATATAAATAAAAAATATCCTAATATAGATGCAGAGTTAAAAGAAACACTTTTAAAAATCAGTGATGGGATACCAGGAAAAGTAGAAAAGTTTGTAGAAGATGAAAATTTTAAAGATATAAGAGATATGTCTATAAATATATTAAAGAAAATGCTATTGTCTGAAAAAAATGATATTGAAAGTACATTAAAGTATGTAGAATTTTTTACAAAACATATATACTTATCAGAAGAAGTATTAACTTGTTTTTTATCCTATATAAGGGATATATTAATGTGTAAAGAAACGTTAAATAAAAAACTAGTATTAAACATAGATAAATTAGAGGATTTAGAAATAATTTCAGAGTCATTATCTTTTAAACAATTATATAATATTATAAACATAATAGAGGATACTAAAGATAAATTAAGTAGTAATGTAAATACGGCACTAGTTTTTAATTCTATGTTGTTAAAAATGCAGGAGGTATAA
- a CDS encoding dTMP kinase yields the protein MDNKKGKLIVLEAPDGSGKATQTRKLYNRLIEDGYNVLKVEYPDYNSKSSALIKMYLNGEFGDKPNDVNAYAASTFFAVDRFASYKKNWSKFYEEGGIVLADRYTTSNMVHQASKIKNIAEKEKFLDWLWDLEFNLMGLPVPDATIFLDLPPKYSKNLIKNRKNKFTGKEEKDIHERDEDYLNISYKNAVDIAEKYNWIKINCIKLGKIKDINEIHEEIYKVLKEKTLKIY from the coding sequence ATGGATAATAAGAAAGGAAAGTTAATAGTTTTAGAAGCACCAGATGGAAGTGGTAAAGCTACGCAAACTAGAAAACTTTATAATAGATTAATAGAAGATGGATATAATGTATTAAAAGTAGAATATCCTGATTATAATAGTAAGTCTTCAGCGTTAATTAAAATGTATTTAAATGGAGAGTTTGGAGACAAGCCAAATGATGTTAATGCTTATGCTGCATCTACATTTTTTGCTGTGGATAGATTTGCATCATATAAGAAAAATTGGAGCAAATTTTATGAAGAAGGAGGTATAGTATTAGCAGATAGATATACAACGTCTAATATGGTTCATCAAGCTTCAAAGATAAAAAATATAGCAGAAAAAGAAAAGTTTTTAGACTGGTTATGGGATTTAGAATTTAATCTTATGGGCTTACCAGTACCAGATGCAACAATATTTCTAGACTTGCCTCCTAAGTATAGTAAAAATCTTATTAAAAATAGGAAAAATAAATTTACTGGTAAAGAAGAAAAGGATATACATGAAAGAGATGAGGACTATTTAAATATATCTTATAAAAATGCAGTGGATATTGCAGAAAAATATAATTGGATAAAAATAAATTGCATTAAATTAGGTAAGATAAAAGATATAAATGAAATCCATGAGGAAATATACAAGGTTTTAAAAGAAAAAACATTAAAAATATACTAG
- a CDS encoding DUF362 domain-containing protein yields the protein MAYVINDTCISCGACASECPVNAISQGDSIYVIDADTCIDCGNCANVCPVGAPVAE from the coding sequence ATGGCATACGTAATTAATGACACTTGCATAAGCTGTGGAGCATGTGCATCAGAATGTCCTGTAAATGCTATAAGCCAAGGAGACAGCATATATGTAATAGATGCTGACACTTGCATAGATTGTGGAAACTGTGCTAATGTTTGTCCAGTAGGAGCGCCAGTTGCAGAATAA
- the rsmI gene encoding 16S rRNA (cytidine(1402)-2'-O)-methyltransferase, with amino-acid sequence MVKGQLYIVPTPIGNLKDITLRALDVLKSVDIIAAEDTRQTIKLLNHYNIKKKLISYHQHNEQGKSEDIVELLKQGNNIALVSDAGTPAISDPGSVVVKRCIDANIKYEVLPGATALIPALIYSGLDTTKFLFRGFLPKDNKLKKEVIEEIKDCQETIIIYEAPHRLLNTLKFLKENLNNRRISIIREISKLHEEVHRFTLEEAIDYYNYNPTKGEYVIVIEGKSKEELEKEELDQWKELSISEHILFYIEGGMSKKEAIKKVAQDRKMPKSEIYKYSIDIN; translated from the coding sequence ATGGTTAAGGGACAACTTTATATAGTGCCTACTCCAATTGGAAATTTAAAAGATATAACTTTAAGAGCTTTAGATGTTCTTAAAAGTGTAGATATTATAGCTGCAGAAGATACAAGACAAACTATAAAGTTATTAAATCATTATAATATTAAAAAGAAGTTAATAAGTTACCATCAACATAACGAACAGGGAAAAAGTGAAGATATTGTAGAACTATTAAAACAAGGTAACAATATAGCTTTGGTCAGTGATGCAGGAACACCAGCTATTTCAGATCCAGGAAGTGTTGTAGTAAAAAGGTGTATAGATGCAAATATAAAATATGAAGTATTACCAGGAGCAACAGCACTTATACCAGCTCTTATATATTCAGGCTTAGATACTACCAAATTTTTATTTAGAGGTTTTTTACCAAAAGATAATAAGCTTAAAAAAGAAGTTATAGAAGAAATAAAAGATTGTCAAGAAACAATAATAATCTATGAAGCTCCTCATAGATTATTAAATACTTTAAAATTTTTGAAGGAAAATCTTAATAATCGTAGAATATCTATAATCAGAGAGATATCAAAACTTCATGAGGAAGTTCATAGATTTACGTTAGAGGAAGCTATAGATTATTATAATTATAATCCTACTAAAGGGGAATATGTAATTGTAATAGAAGGAAAAAGTAAAGAAGAATTAGAAAAAGAAGAATTAGATCAGTGGAAAGAATTAAGTATCAGTGAACATATTTTATTTTATATTGAAGGTGGAATGAGCAAAAAAGAAGCTATAAAAAAGGTTGCTCAAGATAGAAAAATGCCTAAATCAGAAATATATAAATATTCTATAGATATAAATTAA
- a CDS encoding PSP1 domain-containing protein has product MIKVVGVRFKKAGKIYYFDPGDLEIEKGQNVIVETIRGIEFGQCVTGEKKIEEKEIVSPLKNVIRKATKEDEEKHSENKNKEKEAFNICLDKIKEHKLEMKLIDVEYTFDNNKVIFYFTADGRVDFRELVKDLASIFKTRIELRQIGVRDEAKMIGGLGPCGRTMCCSTYLGDFVPVSIKMAKEQNLSLNPTKISGICGRLMCCLNFEQETYEGIRKKLPKIGSIINSDYGEGEVVENSVVKEMVKVKIKLPSGDEVIEEVSIHDITLISGGYEDSLTEEDIELEVNDEEDKDIIKELFKDN; this is encoded by the coding sequence ATGATAAAAGTTGTAGGAGTAAGGTTTAAAAAGGCTGGAAAAATATATTATTTTGATCCAGGTGATTTAGAAATAGAAAAGGGACAAAATGTAATAGTAGAAACTATAAGAGGTATTGAATTTGGTCAATGTGTTACAGGAGAAAAGAAAATAGAAGAAAAAGAAATAGTATCACCTTTAAAAAATGTAATTAGAAAGGCAACTAAAGAAGATGAAGAAAAACATTCAGAAAATAAAAATAAAGAAAAAGAAGCTTTTAATATATGTTTAGATAAAATAAAAGAACATAAGTTAGAAATGAAATTAATAGATGTAGAATATACATTTGATAATAATAAGGTAATATTTTATTTTACAGCAGATGGAAGAGTGGACTTTAGAGAATTAGTAAAGGATTTAGCATCTATATTTAAGACTAGAATAGAATTAAGACAAATAGGTGTAAGAGATGAAGCTAAGATGATAGGAGGATTAGGTCCTTGTGGTAGAACTATGTGTTGTTCTACATATTTAGGAGACTTTGTACCGGTATCCATTAAAATGGCAAAAGAGCAAAACTTATCACTAAATCCAACAAAAATTTCAGGTATATGTGGAAGACTTATGTGTTGCTTGAATTTTGAACAAGAAACTTATGAAGGAATAAGAAAAAAACTACCTAAAATTGGTTCCATAATAAATTCAGATTATGGAGAAGGGGAAGTAGTAGAAAATAGCGTAGTAAAAGAGATGGTTAAAGTTAAAATAAAATTACCTTCTGGAGATGAAGTTATAGAAGAGGTATCTATACACGATATAACACTTATATCGGGAGGATATGAAGATTCATTAACAGAAGAGGATATAGAATTAGAAGTTAATGATGAAGAAGACAAAGATATAATTAAAGAATTATTTAAAGATAATTAG
- a CDS encoding NAD-dependent protein deacylase — protein MDNTEKLKDLIKSSSNIVFFGGAGVSTESNIPDFRSEQGLYKTKNSFSYPPEVMLSHSFFIKHTEDFFNFYREKMIYKNAKPNSAHYALAKLEQVGKLKAVITQNIDGLHQLAGSKNVIELHGGIGKNYCMNCNKAFDLNYILNSKEVIPKCDICGGIVKPDVVLYEEPLNMDNINNAIRYVEESDVLIIGGTSLIVYPAANLIHYYKGNKLVLINKSSTPYDTKAQIVIHDKIGAVLGNIVKELEY, from the coding sequence ATGGATAATACAGAAAAACTTAAAGATTTAATAAAAAGTAGTTCAAATATTGTGTTTTTTGGAGGTGCTGGAGTTTCTACAGAAAGTAATATTCCAGATTTTAGATCAGAACAGGGATTATATAAAACAAAGAATAGTTTTTCATATCCACCAGAGGTTATGCTAAGTCATAGTTTCTTCATAAAACATACAGAAGATTTCTTTAACTTCTATAGAGAAAAAATGATATACAAAAATGCTAAACCTAATTCAGCTCATTACGCTCTTGCTAAACTAGAGCAAGTTGGAAAACTTAAAGCTGTTATAACTCAAAATATAGATGGATTACATCAATTAGCTGGTTCTAAAAATGTTATAGAGTTACATGGTGGAATAGGGAAAAATTATTGTATGAATTGTAATAAAGCTTTTGATTTGAACTATATATTAAATTCTAAAGAAGTTATTCCTAAATGTGATATATGTGGAGGAATTGTAAAACCTGATGTAGTTTTATATGAAGAACCTTTAAATATGGATAATATAAATAATGCTATTAGATATGTAGAAGAATCAGATGTTTTGATAATAGGTGGAACATCTTTAATCGTATATCCAGCAGCTAATTTAATTCATTATTATAAAGGAAATAAATTAGTATTAATTAATAAATCATCTACTCCATATGACACAAAAGCTCAAATAGTTATACATGATAAAATAGGAGCTGTATTAGGAAACATTGTTAAAGAACTTGAATATTAA
- a CDS encoding amidohydrolase, with product MKQYIKSYLSTIERDLYNISKYIYENPESSFNEYKACSYLTNILRKNNFKVKDNFINIPTSFFAEYGYGFPKICFICEYDAFEGYGHLTGHNLISSMSIGAGLSLSKAISKLKKGSVVIIGCPGEFKGSSKVTMVKQGVFKNIDAVLMAHPHIITMESGTSMATIPLKISYKSTPNIAYKKLEDFSALDACILTLNILNLLNKKIDKDTYINSSLINHIDSPLYFPSSSDIELYIRGSKMNDIIPIEDKIRNVCKFVSNFMDMHAESFIFEMPYDELITNTTLSRIFSHNLKEAGIIHISPANKNFSSLSIGSISKIKPCIHPYVSITKDNSINYLSNEFAKATISNFAHDVVLKTCHALALTGLDLIEKQNLIIEMNSSFDPQ from the coding sequence ATGAAACAATATATAAAATCATACTTAAGTACTATAGAACGTGATTTATATAACATATCAAAATATATATATGAAAATCCTGAATCATCTTTTAATGAATATAAAGCTTGTAGTTATTTAACTAATATATTAAGAAAAAATAATTTTAAAGTCAAAGATAATTTTATTAATATACCAACTTCATTTTTTGCAGAATACGGATATGGTTTCCCTAAAATATGCTTTATATGTGAATACGATGCTTTTGAAGGATATGGTCATTTAACTGGTCATAATCTAATATCTTCTATGTCTATTGGAGCTGGATTATCACTAAGTAAAGCAATATCTAAGCTTAAAAAAGGTTCTGTAGTAATTATAGGATGTCCTGGTGAATTTAAAGGAAGCTCTAAAGTAACCATGGTTAAACAAGGAGTTTTTAAAAATATAGATGCCGTTTTAATGGCACATCCTCATATCATTACTATGGAAAGCGGAACCTCTATGGCTACCATTCCTTTGAAAATATCTTATAAAAGTACACCTAATATTGCATATAAGAAATTAGAGGATTTCTCAGCCTTAGATGCATGTATATTAACTTTAAATATATTAAATTTACTTAATAAAAAAATAGATAAAGATACTTATATAAATAGTTCTCTCATTAATCATATTGATTCACCATTATATTTCCCTTCTAGTAGTGACATAGAACTTTATATTAGGGGATCTAAAATGAATGATATTATTCCTATAGAAGATAAAATAAGAAATGTATGTAAATTTGTATCTAACTTTATGGATATGCATGCTGAGAGCTTTATCTTTGAAATGCCTTACGATGAACTAATAACTAATACTACTTTATCTAGGATATTCTCTCATAACCTTAAAGAAGCAGGTATTATACATATATCTCCTGCTAATAAAAATTTCTCCTCTTTAAGTATAGGTAGTATAAGTAAAATTAAACCTTGTATTCATCCTTATGTATCTATTACAAAAGATAATTCCATAAATTATTTATCTAATGAATTTGCAAAAGCCACTATATCTAATTTTGCCCATGATGTAGTTTTAAAAACCTGTCATGCTCTCGCATTGACAGGTTTGGATTTAATAGAAAAGCAAAACCTTATTATTGAAATGAATAGTTCATTTGATCCTCAATAA
- a CDS encoding peptidylprolyl isomerase: MSKVLAVFNGKEITDGDLDNTIAQFPPERQHFFKTEEGRKNLLNEIISFELIHDYAKDNKFDLDSIYLEKIEAIKKETLIQWTISKVLSQAKVTEDEIKEFYNNKKNMFIEEERVSAKHILVDSKKEAEDIINKINDGLSFEEAAKKYSNCPSKGAGGDLGTFGRGRMVKEFEEAVFEMEEGSISNPVKTQFGYHIIKLEKRYDKNIKKYDEVKSLIEKQLHEEKERDLYKKFTEDLKNKYTVELK, from the coding sequence ATGAGCAAAGTTTTAGCCGTATTTAATGGAAAAGAAATTACAGATGGAGACTTAGATAACACTATAGCTCAATTTCCACCGGAAAGACAACATTTTTTTAAGACAGAGGAAGGAAGAAAAAACTTATTAAATGAAATAATTTCATTTGAATTAATACATGATTATGCTAAAGATAATAAATTTGATTTAGATAGCATATATTTAGAAAAAATAGAAGCTATTAAGAAAGAAACACTTATACAATGGACTATTTCTAAAGTATTATCACAAGCAAAAGTTACGGAAGATGAGATAAAAGAGTTTTATAATAATAAGAAGAATATGTTTATAGAAGAAGAAAGAGTTTCAGCAAAACATATATTAGTAGATAGTAAAAAAGAAGCAGAGGATATAATTAATAAAATAAATGATGGATTAAGTTTTGAAGAAGCTGCTAAAAAATATTCTAATTGTCCTTCAAAAGGTGCAGGAGGAGATCTTGGAACTTTTGGTAGAGGAAGAATGGTTAAGGAATTTGAAGAAGCTGTTTTTGAAATGGAAGAAGGAAGTATAAGTAATCCTGTAAAAACACAATTTGGATATCATATAATAAAATTAGAAAAGAGATATGATAAAAATATTAAAAAATATGATGAAGTAAAAAGCTTAATAGAAAAACAATTGCATGAAGAAAAAGAAAGAGATTTATATAAAAAATTTACTGAAGACTTAAAGAATAAATATACAGTAGAATTAAAATAA
- a CDS encoding aminotransferase class I/II-fold pyridoxal phosphate-dependent enzyme → MSKLPLVEGVLNYIKKKNIYFSMPGHKQGEGFLSTDIGKQIKKEFLKLDITEVDGVDNLHNPKGIIKESQIKLSELYGSKKSYFLVNGSSSGNMIMIFSSFEEGDKVIVDRGCHKSIFNTIIIRKLKAIYVKNSINKEFNLPLSVDSDDIIKTIQENNDAKGVIVTYPNYYGVCCDLEKIIIEAKKYNMKVLVDCAHGAHFGINKNLPKSPVKLGADMVVMSSHKTLPSLTQTAFLHVNNEETIDRVDFYFDSFTSTSPSYLFLISMDYSRYYLQEYGKRAYEDLINLLDKYKQKINSLNHLHIIDQVDIKSEHILDKTRYILHVEEGYSASLLMDYLLQNKIQCEMNDTYNIVIIVSPFHMEKEIEYLYQVLLKCDLSKSKIKNVNILSYNLPKKRLEPFQILNKKKNLINIEESIGSICAENITPYPPGIPIIMMGEIMDKETLEILKYYKNNGIEIIGLYENQIKVTK, encoded by the coding sequence GTGTCAAAATTACCACTTGTAGAAGGGGTATTAAATTATATAAAAAAGAAAAATATTTATTTTTCTATGCCTGGTCACAAGCAAGGAGAAGGTTTTTTATCAACAGATATAGGTAAGCAAATAAAAAAAGAATTTTTAAAATTAGATATCACCGAAGTAGATGGTGTGGATAATCTTCATAATCCTAAGGGTATAATAAAAGAATCTCAAATAAAATTAAGTGAACTTTATGGAAGTAAGAAATCTTATTTTTTAGTTAATGGAAGCAGTAGTGGAAATATGATTATGATATTTTCTTCTTTTGAAGAAGGAGATAAAGTAATAGTTGATAGAGGATGCCATAAATCAATATTTAATACAATAATAATAAGAAAACTAAAGGCCATATATGTAAAAAATAGTATTAATAAAGAATTTAATCTTCCACTTTCTGTTGATAGTGACGATATTATAAAAACAATTCAAGAAAATAATGATGCTAAAGGAGTAATTGTAACTTACCCTAATTATTATGGGGTTTGTTGTGATTTAGAAAAAATTATTATAGAAGCTAAAAAGTATAATATGAAAGTTTTAGTTGATTGTGCCCATGGAGCACATTTTGGAATAAATAAAAATTTACCTAAAAGTCCCGTTAAACTAGGAGCAGATATGGTGGTTATGAGCAGTCATAAAACACTTCCAAGTTTAACTCAAACAGCATTTTTACATGTTAATAATGAGGAGACTATAGATAGAGTAGATTTTTATTTTGATAGTTTTACGAGTACAAGTCCTTCATATTTATTCCTAATTTCAATGGATTATTCTAGATATTATTTACAGGAATATGGTAAAAGAGCTTATGAAGACTTAATAAATTTATTAGATAAATATAAACAAAAGATAAATTCTCTAAATCACTTACATATAATAGATCAGGTAGATATTAAATCAGAACATATTTTAGATAAAACTAGGTATATTTTACATGTAGAAGAAGGATATAGCGCTAGCTTATTAATGGACTATCTTTTACAAAATAAAATACAATGCGAAATGAATGATACTTATAATATAGTTATAATAGTATCTCCTTTTCATATGGAAAAGGAGATTGAATATTTATATCAAGTTTTACTAAAGTGTGATTTATCTAAATCTAAAATTAAGAATGTGAATATATTGAGTTATAATTTACCTAAAAAAAGGTTAGAGCCTTTTCAGATTTTGAACAAGAAGAAAAATCTAATAAATATAGAAGAATCTATAGGAAGTATATGTGCAGAAAATATAACACCATATCCACCAGGTATTCCAATTATTATGATGGGAGAGATAATGGATAAGGAAACTCTAGAGATATTAAAATATTATAAGAACAATGGCATAGAGATTATTGGATTATATGAAAATCAAATTAAGGTGACTAAATAA